A genomic region of Azoarcus sp. KH32C contains the following coding sequences:
- a CDS encoding RtcB family protein — MNLAKFRQRGTFEWVMAPSGRMRVPGVIFASRELIEAMDEKVAEQVANVASLPGIVTASYAMPDAHWGYGFPIGGVAAFDADEGGVVSAGGVGFDISCGVRTLRTGLKLADVEAHKKRLADLLYARIPAGVGSTGVVHLSGAGMDAMLKGGARWAVKEGWGSEADLAHIEESGCAAGADPAAVSDMAKKRQRDEMGTLGSGNHYLEVQVVDAVFDGEAAQAYGLEVGDVVVTIHCGSRGLGHQIGTDYLREMAIAAPAAGIALPDRELACAPLKSDLGQRYLGAMRAGINCALANRQILTHLARGAFAEVFPGVHLPVLYDVSHNTCKEESHRVGDTRRRLFVHRKGATRAFGPGHVELPREYREVGQPVLIGGSMGTASWILAGAAGTEERAFGSACHGAGRAMSRHEALRRWQGRNIVDELAARGILIRSPSLRGVAEEAPLAYKDVGAVVDAADRAGLALKVARLVPLVCVKG, encoded by the coding sequence ATGAATCTGGCGAAATTCCGGCAGCGCGGCACTTTCGAATGGGTGATGGCCCCGAGCGGGCGCATGCGCGTGCCCGGCGTGATCTTCGCGTCGCGCGAACTCATCGAGGCGATGGATGAAAAGGTCGCGGAACAGGTCGCGAACGTCGCGAGCCTGCCCGGCATCGTGACCGCATCGTATGCGATGCCCGACGCACACTGGGGCTACGGTTTCCCGATCGGCGGGGTTGCGGCCTTCGACGCCGACGAGGGCGGCGTGGTGTCGGCCGGCGGCGTCGGCTTCGACATCTCCTGCGGCGTGCGGACGCTGCGCACCGGGCTCAAGCTCGCCGATGTCGAGGCGCACAAGAAGCGGCTCGCCGACCTGCTGTACGCGCGCATTCCGGCCGGCGTCGGTAGCACCGGTGTCGTGCATCTGTCGGGCGCGGGGATGGACGCGATGCTGAAGGGCGGCGCGCGCTGGGCGGTGAAGGAAGGCTGGGGCAGCGAGGCGGATCTCGCGCACATCGAGGAGTCGGGCTGCGCCGCGGGGGCCGATCCGGCGGCGGTGTCCGACATGGCGAAGAAGCGCCAGCGCGACGAGATGGGCACGCTCGGTTCGGGCAACCATTACCTCGAGGTGCAGGTCGTCGATGCGGTGTTCGACGGGGAGGCCGCGCAGGCCTACGGGCTCGAAGTCGGCGACGTGGTCGTGACCATCCACTGCGGCTCGCGCGGGCTCGGCCATCAGATCGGCACCGACTACCTGCGCGAGATGGCGATCGCGGCGCCGGCGGCGGGCATCGCGCTGCCCGACCGCGAACTGGCGTGCGCACCGCTGAAGTCGGACCTCGGTCAGCGCTACCTGGGGGCCATGCGCGCGGGGATCAATTGCGCGCTCGCGAACCGGCAGATCCTCACGCATCTCGCGCGCGGGGCCTTCGCCGAGGTGTTTCCGGGCGTGCATCTGCCGGTGCTCTACGACGTGTCGCACAACACCTGCAAGGAGGAGTCCCACCGCGTGGGGGACACCCGGCGGCGCCTCTTCGTGCATCGCAAGGGCGCAACGCGCGCCTTCGGACCCGGGCACGTTGAGCTGCCGCGCGAATACCGCGAGGTCGGCCAGCCGGTGCTGATCGGCGGCAGCATGGGCACGGCGTCATGGATCCTGGCCGGTGCGGCCGGCACCGAGGAACGGGCCTTCGGGTCGGCTTGCCATGGAGCGGGGCGTGCGATGAGCCGCCACGAGGCGCTGCGACGCTGGCAGGGGCGCAACATCGTCGACGAGCTTGCGGCGCGCGGCATCCTGATCCGCAGCCCGAGCTTGCGCGGGGTCGCCGAGGAGGCGCCGCTCGCCTACAAGGACGTCGGCGCGGTGGTCGATGCGGCCGATCGCGCGGGGCTCGCGCTGAAGGTCGCGCGGCTCGTGCCGCTGGTGTGCGTGAAGGGCTAG